In one window of Dokdonia sp. PRO95 DNA:
- a CDS encoding EamA family transporter, producing the protein MKKETYLAILAFFSIYVFWGSTYLWNKIVVTEVPAFMLAGLRFTTAGLIIFLIAGLSGKSLKISKKQLGNSVLAGFFFLVYGNGVFVWALNYVDSGFAALLAALQPLSILLLMRIVQKKGLKLKSIIGVVLGLIGMYLLVSQREIAMQEGATLGIIMIFTCILSWSIGSLFVAQADLPKNFFITTGYQMVSAGILLWTWSFIIGETWSSPVDWSSRAQISMLCLIVFGGIAAFTSFNYLLKNVSTEKVATSAYINPVVALFLGWYFLDENVTTQSIIAACVLLSGVYFINSVRKNDKTQTKKMRFRRGRV; encoded by the coding sequence ATGAAGAAGGAAACCTACTTAGCCATACTAGCTTTTTTCTCAATTTATGTTTTTTGGGGGTCAACCTATTTATGGAATAAAATTGTAGTAACCGAAGTTCCTGCTTTTATGCTGGCCGGTTTACGTTTTACCACTGCAGGTCTCATTATATTTTTAATAGCGGGACTTAGTGGGAAATCACTCAAAATATCTAAAAAACAATTAGGTAACTCTGTACTAGCGGGCTTTTTCTTTTTGGTTTATGGGAATGGTGTTTTTGTATGGGCTCTCAACTATGTAGATAGTGGTTTTGCAGCACTTCTAGCGGCATTACAGCCTCTGTCAATTCTCTTGCTCATGCGTATTGTACAGAAAAAGGGATTAAAGCTCAAGTCAATAATTGGTGTAGTTTTAGGTTTAATAGGGATGTATTTATTGGTTTCTCAAAGAGAGATTGCTATGCAAGAAGGAGCAACCCTTGGAATTATAATGATTTTCACCTGTATTTTGAGTTGGAGTATAGGGAGCCTATTTGTCGCACAAGCAGATTTACCTAAAAATTTCTTTATCACCACTGGATATCAAATGGTGAGTGCAGGTATTTTATTATGGACATGGAGTTTCATTATAGGAGAAACATGGAGTTCTCCGGTTGATTGGAGTTCGCGAGCACAAATATCTATGCTTTGTCTCATCGTTTTTGGAGGTATAGCGGCATTTACATCATTTAACTACTTACTTAAAAATGTCTCAACAGAAAAAGTTGCAACCTCTGCATATATCAACCCTGTCGTTGCTTTATTCTTGGGTTGGTATTTTCTAGATGAAAATGTGACAACTCAATCTATAATTGCAGCCTGTGTATTGCTAAGCGGTGTATATTTTATAAATAGCGTACGTAAAAATGATAAGACGCAAACAAAGAAGATGCGTTTTAGAAGAGGTAGAGTATAG
- a CDS encoding DEAD/DEAH box helicase, with protein MTSTFTALGVMDAIQKALQSQEITSPTDIQQQAIPAMLTSKKDVIALAQTGTGKTVAFGVPLLQLIDRTNPTTQAIILVPTRELGQQIQSNMAALAVNLPKVSIAVLYGGVPVKDQIERLKEPAQIIVATPGRLIDLMERKAINITQANYLVLDEADEMVSSLKDSLDTIVTAMPNNRRTFLLSATMPGAIKQIVQNYLSKNPIEVSAEMATLGSQKITHEYVVVEPIEKLDVLMHFLNSRIGQRGIIFCKTKAAVNKLSKNLAINKFSSGAIHGSLSQAIRDRMMGQFREGHIDILVATDLAARGIDVKGIEYVVNYHLPEFYDMYVHRSGRTARAGATGYALTILQEEEVKEIPEFEHELGISFSAFAKASPQQIEDNNTVLWAKKIFKTKPNREIASELKDKVHNVFHHLTKEELIDKLMAERIASTLKSNEPKPLPKKKRKK; from the coding sequence ATGACAAGTACTTTTACTGCATTAGGCGTGATGGATGCCATCCAGAAAGCTTTACAATCACAAGAGATTACTTCACCTACAGATATACAGCAGCAGGCCATCCCTGCTATGCTTACGTCTAAAAAGGATGTCATAGCACTCGCACAAACTGGAACTGGAAAAACGGTAGCCTTTGGGGTACCGTTATTACAGCTTATAGATCGTACAAATCCGACTACCCAAGCAATAATTCTAGTACCTACTAGAGAACTAGGGCAACAGATACAATCTAACATGGCGGCACTTGCGGTAAACCTTCCTAAGGTGAGTATTGCCGTTCTTTATGGAGGTGTACCTGTAAAAGATCAGATAGAAAGACTTAAGGAACCTGCTCAAATTATTGTAGCAACACCTGGACGTCTTATAGATCTTATGGAGCGCAAGGCTATAAACATCACACAAGCAAATTATCTTGTTCTTGATGAGGCAGATGAGATGGTAAGCTCACTTAAAGATAGTCTAGATACTATTGTTACTGCTATGCCTAATAATAGAAGGACTTTTCTATTATCTGCTACCATGCCGGGAGCAATCAAACAAATAGTTCAAAATTACCTTTCTAAGAACCCAATAGAAGTTAGCGCCGAAATGGCGACCCTAGGTAGTCAGAAAATTACACATGAATATGTAGTTGTTGAGCCTATTGAAAAACTAGACGTTTTAATGCATTTCTTGAACTCAAGAATAGGGCAGAGAGGTATCATCTTTTGTAAAACAAAAGCAGCAGTTAATAAACTATCCAAAAATCTAGCGATTAATAAATTCTCTTCGGGAGCCATCCATGGAAGTTTAAGTCAGGCTATACGTGACCGTATGATGGGGCAATTTAGAGAAGGGCACATTGACATTCTGGTAGCAACAGACCTTGCTGCTAGAGGTATTGATGTAAAAGGTATTGAATACGTTGTAAATTATCACCTTCCAGAATTTTACGATATGTATGTACACAGAAGTGGTCGTACAGCTCGTGCTGGTGCAACTGGATATGCGCTTACTATATTACAAGAAGAGGAAGTAAAAGAGATTCCTGAGTTTGAACATGAGCTTGGTATTTCTTTTTCCGCTTTCGCGAAAGCGTCACCACAACAAATTGAGGATAATAATACGGTACTATGGGCTAAGAAAATCTTCAAAACGAAGCCTAACAGAGAAATTGCAAGTGAACTAAAAGATAAAGTACACAACGTTTTTCACCACTTAACAAAAGAAGAACTCATTGATAAACTGATGGCAGAACGTATCGCATCTACTCTTAAAAGTAACGAACCTAAGCCGCTTCCAAAAAAGAAGAGGAAAAAATAA
- a CDS encoding SDR family oxidoreductase has product MELTNKTIIITGASSGIGEATAHKLASHGANVVLMARSEDKLKELQKAISDKGGKAIVATGDVTSKDDFDKGVEAAIKEYGQIDALINNAGLMPLSFIEKLKTDEWMQMVDVNIKGVLNGVAAVLPELKKNKGGHIINISSMAAHRYFPGGAVYCATKSAVKMFSEGLRQELAPEYGINVTSIEPGAVSTSLTETITDEDVKEMMEGMQEMTTLESEDIANAIYYSLSQPARVNINDVYIVPSEQK; this is encoded by the coding sequence ATGGAACTTACAAATAAGACAATAATCATTACAGGAGCATCAAGTGGTATAGGAGAAGCAACCGCACACAAACTAGCATCACACGGGGCTAATGTGGTATTAATGGCTCGTAGTGAAGATAAATTAAAAGAGTTACAAAAAGCAATCTCAGATAAGGGAGGTAAGGCAATAGTAGCAACAGGAGATGTAACAAGCAAGGATGACTTTGATAAAGGTGTTGAGGCAGCGATAAAGGAATATGGTCAGATAGATGCGCTTATAAATAACGCAGGATTAATGCCGCTATCATTTATAGAAAAACTCAAAACAGATGAGTGGATGCAAATGGTAGATGTAAATATTAAAGGAGTATTAAATGGAGTTGCAGCCGTTCTACCAGAACTGAAAAAAAATAAAGGAGGACATATTATCAATATATCTTCAATGGCAGCACATCGCTATTTTCCTGGTGGAGCTGTGTACTGCGCCACAAAAAGCGCTGTAAAAATGTTTTCTGAAGGATTACGCCAAGAGCTAGCTCCAGAATATGGAATTAACGTAACATCTATTGAGCCAGGTGCCGTAAGTACAAGCCTTACTGAAACAATCACAGACGAGGACGTTAAAGAAATGATGGAAGGAATGCAAGAAATGACAACATTAGAATCTGAAGATATTGCTAATGCAATTTATTACTCATTAAGCCAGCCAGCACGTGTAAATATTAATGATGTTTATATCGTACCAAGTGAGCAAAAGTAA
- a CDS encoding Crp/Fnr family transcriptional regulator → MDEIRTYINQFAPVSDIDWELFTSKLVERTFKKKETILEAGVTENYISFIKEGSVRLFIPKESSDKEITFGFCFENQFVSAYDSFLLQEPSDHSVQALVDTVILSVSYKDLQEIYEKTAIGNLIGRLTAENLFITKSKRLQSLLDQTAEERYLSIFKERPQLLKEIPLKYISSYIGVTPQALSRIRKRIS, encoded by the coding sequence TTGGACGAAATACGCACCTATATAAACCAGTTTGCTCCCGTATCTGACATAGATTGGGAACTTTTTACGTCAAAGCTTGTAGAACGCACGTTTAAAAAGAAAGAAACTATCCTTGAAGCTGGTGTAACAGAAAACTATATCTCTTTTATCAAAGAAGGATCTGTGCGTTTATTCATACCTAAAGAGTCATCTGATAAAGAAATCACCTTTGGATTTTGTTTTGAAAACCAATTTGTGAGTGCGTATGACTCATTTTTACTTCAAGAACCATCTGATCACTCTGTGCAAGCGCTTGTTGATACCGTAATTTTGAGTGTTTCTTATAAAGATTTACAAGAAATTTACGAGAAAACAGCTATCGGTAATCTTATAGGAAGACTTACTGCCGAAAATCTTTTTATCACAAAGTCAAAAAGACTACAATCACTACTAGACCAAACTGCAGAAGAGCGTTATTTGAGCATCTTTAAAGAACGCCCTCAGTTACTTAAGGAAATTCCTCTGAAATATATAAGCTCTTACATAGGCGTGACACCACAGGCTCTAAGCCGCATACGCAAACGTATTAGTTAA
- a CDS encoding cold shock domain-containing protein, which yields MNKGTVKFFNDTKGFGFITEEGVERDHFVHVSGLIDEIREGDEVEFDLKEGNKGLNAVNVKVI from the coding sequence ATGAATAAAGGAACAGTAAAATTTTTCAACGACACTAAAGGTTTTGGATTTATAACTGAAGAGGGAGTTGAAAGAGATCACTTTGTACACGTATCTGGATTAATCGATGAGATTAGAGAAGGAGATGAAGTGGAATTTGACCTTAAAGAAGGAAACAAAGGATTAAATGCAGTTAACGTAAAGGTTATCTAA
- a CDS encoding type 1 glutamine amidotransferase domain-containing protein, whose translation MKIIQSLALVLTIITATSCKESNTKTTSEKVSEVTTETKKEKEMNVLFVLTSHDQLGDTGKKTGFWVEEFAAPYYSLLDKGVNITIATPKGGAAPIDPSSDSPDAATEATERFDKDETAKNLIANTKVLADMNADDFDAVFYPGGHGPLWDLANDDKSIALIEKFNSQDKPVAFVCHAPAALKGVKGTDGNPLVQGRKVTGFTNTEEEAVQLTEVVPFLVEDMLTKNGGIYSKKEDWAAYAIQDGNLITGQNPASSELVADKLLESIK comes from the coding sequence ATGAAAATTATCCAATCACTAGCACTTGTGCTTACTATTATTACAGCAACAAGCTGTAAAGAATCAAACACAAAAACAACTTCTGAAAAAGTTTCGGAAGTAACAACAGAAACCAAAAAAGAAAAAGAAATGAACGTTTTATTTGTATTAACATCACACGACCAACTAGGAGACACTGGAAAGAAAACAGGATTTTGGGTAGAAGAATTTGCTGCGCCATATTATTCGTTACTTGACAAAGGTGTAAACATCACAATCGCAACTCCAAAGGGAGGAGCTGCACCTATAGATCCAAGTAGTGACTCTCCAGACGCTGCAACAGAAGCTACAGAGCGTTTTGACAAAGATGAAACTGCAAAAAACCTTATCGCAAACACAAAAGTGCTTGCAGATATGAATGCAGATGATTTTGACGCTGTATTTTACCCAGGAGGTCATGGACCATTATGGGATCTTGCAAATGATGATAAGTCTATCGCACTTATTGAAAAATTTAATAGTCAAGATAAGCCAGTAGCTTTTGTATGTCACGCTCCAGCTGCATTGAAAGGTGTAAAAGGAACTGATGGAAACCCATTAGTACAAGGAAGAAAAGTAACAGGATTTACTAATACTGAAGAAGAAGCTGTACAACTTACTGAGGTAGTACCTTTCTTAGTAGAAGACATGCTTACTAAAAACGGTGGTATCTATTCTAAAAAAGAAGATTGGGCTGCATATGCAATCCAAGATGGAAACCTTATTACAGGTCAAAACCCAGCTTCGTCAGAACTAGTTGCAGATAAATTATTAGAAAGTATCAAGTAA
- a CDS encoding KTSC domain-containing protein, translated as MKRINEYKKLFGVEKEIDLKALKKSYRNLVKEWHPDKFQDGDAKQEEAEIQSRRIIDGYHFLVSMAPETKAANLEAYTETITKAAIADYQHKGLLLEITFTDGTTYEYFGVTKPIYIKMVNAGNLNRFAKRNIYPKHNYRKSKRHLQEA; from the coding sequence ATGAAGAGAATAAATGAGTACAAGAAACTCTTTGGAGTTGAAAAAGAAATTGACCTTAAAGCACTTAAAAAGAGCTACCGTAACCTTGTAAAAGAATGGCATCCAGATAAGTTTCAAGATGGAGATGCAAAACAAGAAGAAGCAGAGATACAAAGTCGTCGTATTATAGATGGTTACCACTTTCTAGTAAGCATGGCTCCAGAGACCAAAGCCGCAAATTTAGAAGCATACACAGAGACGATAACTAAGGCTGCCATTGCAGATTATCAACACAAAGGATTACTACTTGAAATCACATTTACAGACGGTACAACATATGAGTACTTTGGAGTTACAAAGCCTATTTATATCAAAATGGTAAATGCTGGAAACCTTAATCGTTTTGCAAAACGTAATATTTACCCTAAGCATAACTACCGCAAGTCTAAAAGACATTTACAAGAAGCTTAA
- a CDS encoding iron-containing alcohol dehydrogenase, which yields MNNFEFKNPTKVIFGKDTIEKLSEEIPADAKVLLLYGGGSIKKNGIYDQVKTALSDVDVTEFGGIPANPEYAILMEALEVIKDKEITYLLAVGGGSVIDGTKFLSAAALYDGDTPWDILTQNIKTEKGMPFGTVLTLPATGSEMNSGSVITRKETQEKLAMGGPGLFPVFSILDPQVITSIPERQLANGLTDAFTHVLEQYMTYPIGARLQDRFAESILQTLIEVAPNVIKDPTDYKAAADFMWSCTMALNGLIQKGVPTDWAVHAIGHELTAMFGIDHARTLAVIAPSHYKFNFEAKKEKLAQYAERVWNVTDGSVDDKAYAAIEKTEAFFKELGIDTKLSDYTEDYKGTAEKISKRFTDRGWEGLGEHQSLTPDNVEKIVKMAY from the coding sequence ATGAACAATTTTGAATTTAAGAATCCGACTAAAGTCATCTTTGGAAAGGATACGATTGAAAAGCTAAGTGAAGAGATTCCTGCAGATGCTAAGGTGCTATTATTATATGGTGGTGGAAGTATCAAGAAGAATGGAATTTACGACCAAGTAAAAACAGCGCTATCAGATGTAGATGTTACTGAGTTTGGAGGTATTCCTGCAAATCCTGAGTATGCAATACTTATGGAAGCGTTAGAGGTAATTAAAGACAAAGAAATTACATATTTACTTGCTGTGGGTGGTGGTTCTGTAATTGACGGAACAAAGTTTTTATCTGCAGCAGCTCTTTATGATGGAGATACGCCATGGGATATTCTTACACAGAATATTAAAACTGAGAAAGGAATGCCTTTTGGAACGGTATTAACACTACCAGCTACAGGATCTGAGATGAACTCAGGATCTGTAATTACGAGAAAGGAAACGCAAGAAAAGCTTGCTATGGGAGGTCCAGGATTATTTCCAGTATTTTCGATCTTAGATCCGCAGGTTATTACTTCTATTCCAGAACGCCAGCTAGCAAATGGTCTTACAGACGCATTTACTCATGTTCTTGAGCAATATATGACGTACCCTATAGGTGCGCGTTTACAAGATCGTTTTGCCGAGAGTATCTTACAAACACTTATCGAGGTAGCTCCTAATGTTATTAAAGACCCAACAGATTACAAAGCCGCAGCAGATTTTATGTGGAGTTGTACTATGGCTCTTAATGGATTAATCCAAAAAGGAGTTCCTACGGACTGGGCGGTACATGCCATTGGTCATGAACTTACAGCAATGTTTGGTATAGATCACGCACGTACGCTAGCAGTTATTGCTCCTAGTCACTATAAATTCAATTTTGAAGCTAAGAAAGAGAAACTGGCTCAATATGCAGAACGTGTATGGAACGTAACGGATGGTAGTGTAGATGATAAAGCCTATGCTGCTATTGAAAAGACGGAGGCTTTCTTCAAAGAATTAGGAATAGATACGAAGCTCTCAGATTACACAGAAGATTACAAAGGAACTGCTGAGAAAATTTCTAAGCGATTTACAGATCGTGGCTGGGAAGGTCTAGGAGAACACCAATCATTAACTCCTGATAATGTAGAGAAAATAGTCAAAATGGCTTACTAA
- a CDS encoding M13 family metallopeptidase produces MKNLVYSAAIAVLVISCDTKSGNEDIAQQKQKAIAFDGIDTSIAPGDNFYNHVNKTWYDNAVIADDQVGVGAYRFLNIPQQELLKNILEEVSTETHIKGSVEQLVGDFYASGMDTLSIDKRGIEPMKPILNRIESINNVSEMMGFVSNQIMSGDYSVIAPYISPDQKNSTVNILHVGQTGLGLPDRDYYFNEDGSSKAIQEAYKKYIATIFELVGEDNAFAKAETVYSIEQQLASAHKTRIERRVIKDNYNKFSVEDLAAKQPAIGWPKMLENLGANVDSLDVRQPAYYDALNSMLSSVPLAQWKVYLKAHSISSHDNILSTPFQDAAFAYTKVISGQSEQQSRSKRMVRNVDRQIGFALGQLYVKRYFNEDAKKRALELVNNFQSALEVRIENLAWMSDSTKVKAKEKLYTINKKIGYPDVWREYDVSIDRGQFFENVVALRKDSYNYELKQLNKAPNRDEWGTTPSTVTAYYNPSLNEIVFPAGILQPPYFDLYADDAVNYGGIGMVIGHEFTHAFDDQGAQYDKDGNVTNWWTDDDYKKFKAKTQQIIEQYDSFTVLDSVHLKGALTVGENTADNGGIAIAYDAFKMTEQGKDTISIGGYTPNQRFFMSVARIWRVKTRDEYLRNYVATDPHSPPMWRVNGPLMNFTPFYEAFDVVEGQENFKKEEERIEIW; encoded by the coding sequence ATGAAAAATCTTGTTTACTCAGCAGCCATAGCTGTTTTAGTGATTTCATGTGATACTAAAAGTGGAAATGAAGATATCGCTCAGCAAAAACAGAAAGCTATTGCCTTTGACGGTATAGATACCTCCATTGCACCTGGAGATAACTTCTACAATCACGTCAATAAAACGTGGTATGATAATGCTGTTATTGCAGATGATCAAGTAGGAGTAGGAGCGTATAGATTTTTAAACATTCCGCAGCAAGAGTTATTAAAGAATATCTTAGAAGAAGTCTCAACAGAAACACATATCAAAGGTTCTGTAGAACAACTTGTAGGTGATTTTTATGCGTCAGGTATGGATACTTTAAGTATTGATAAACGAGGGATTGAACCTATGAAGCCCATTCTCAATCGAATTGAATCCATTAATAATGTTTCAGAGATGATGGGCTTTGTGAGCAATCAAATCATGAGCGGAGATTATTCGGTAATAGCTCCTTACATATCTCCAGATCAAAAAAATAGCACTGTAAACATTCTGCATGTTGGTCAGACTGGTTTAGGATTACCTGACCGTGATTACTACTTCAATGAAGATGGCTCGTCAAAAGCAATTCAAGAGGCCTATAAAAAGTACATAGCTACCATATTTGAATTAGTGGGTGAGGATAACGCTTTCGCGAAAGCGGAAACAGTATACAGCATAGAACAACAACTTGCTAGCGCTCATAAAACACGTATCGAGCGCAGAGTCATAAAGGACAACTACAATAAGTTTTCAGTTGAAGATCTAGCGGCTAAACAACCTGCTATAGGTTGGCCAAAAATGCTAGAGAACTTAGGAGCAAATGTAGACTCTCTTGACGTTAGACAGCCCGCATATTATGATGCATTGAATAGCATGTTATCAAGTGTGCCACTAGCGCAGTGGAAAGTATATCTAAAAGCACATTCTATAAGTAGTCATGATAATATCTTAAGCACTCCATTTCAAGATGCTGCATTTGCCTACACTAAGGTTATTTCTGGACAGTCTGAGCAACAATCTCGATCTAAACGCATGGTACGTAATGTAGACAGGCAAATAGGATTTGCATTAGGGCAGCTGTATGTCAAGCGTTACTTCAATGAGGATGCAAAAAAGAGAGCGCTGGAACTTGTAAATAATTTTCAGAGCGCACTAGAAGTTCGCATTGAAAACCTAGCATGGATGAGTGATAGTACTAAAGTAAAAGCTAAAGAAAAGCTGTATACTATCAATAAAAAAATAGGGTATCCAGATGTATGGCGCGAGTATGATGTGTCAATTGACAGAGGGCAGTTTTTTGAAAACGTAGTAGCTTTACGTAAAGACAGTTACAACTACGAACTTAAACAATTAAACAAAGCGCCTAATCGTGATGAATGGGGTACAACACCATCTACAGTTACAGCATATTATAACCCATCTCTTAATGAAATAGTGTTTCCTGCAGGAATATTACAGCCGCCTTATTTTGATCTTTATGCAGACGATGCTGTAAATTATGGAGGTATAGGTATGGTAATAGGTCATGAGTTTACACATGCTTTTGATGATCAAGGAGCGCAGTATGACAAAGACGGTAATGTGACTAACTGGTGGACAGATGATGACTACAAAAAATTTAAGGCAAAGACGCAGCAAATTATCGAGCAGTATGATTCTTTTACCGTTTTAGATAGTGTGCACCTTAAAGGAGCACTCACAGTAGGTGAGAACACCGCAGATAATGGCGGAATCGCAATTGCTTATGATGCCTTTAAAATGACTGAGCAAGGAAAAGATACGATCTCCATAGGCGGTTACACGCCTAATCAAAGATTTTTTATGTCTGTAGCTCGTATTTGGCGAGTAAAGACAAGAGATGAATACTTGCGTAATTATGTGGCTACAGACCCACACTCACCACCTATGTGGCGTGTAAACGGTCCATTAATGAACTTTACACCTTTTTATGAAGCCTTTGATGTAGTAGAAGGACAAGAAAACTTTAAGAAAGAGGAGGAGCGCATAGAAATTTGGTAA
- a CDS encoding phospholipase A, with protein sequence MIKQLFIFVLTLSCSVALGQQITREKFNDSLQDLPSFSSYQDNYFVTGLPTNRDIDRNSADAKFQVSFKQIISRDLLPFESYLYLTYTQKAFWNIYKESLPFRDVNFNPSIAIGKAIFNKDNQLRGIASLEFEHESNGRDSISSRSWNRITAGYTTPLFKNTTARFELWLPFGYQESNEDLLDYVGVGEVHINHEIKHDKLTLNLMLRKGLGFDGRGVVRSRLYYNPFKTSKLNQYIMLEWYLGQAESLLDYQQSSSIIRLGYVIKSTEFNWFRSKK encoded by the coding sequence ATGATAAAACAACTATTTATATTTGTTCTGACTCTGTCTTGCAGCGTTGCTTTAGGCCAGCAAATAACTCGTGAGAAGTTTAATGATTCTTTACAAGACTTGCCTTCATTCTCTAGTTACCAAGACAATTACTTTGTTACGGGCTTACCTACAAACAGAGATATAGATCGCAATAGCGCAGATGCCAAATTTCAAGTAAGTTTCAAACAGATTATCTCAAGGGACTTACTTCCGTTTGAGTCCTATTTGTATTTGACTTATACACAAAAGGCATTCTGGAATATTTATAAAGAGTCATTACCATTTAGAGATGTAAATTTTAATCCGTCTATCGCTATAGGTAAAGCCATTTTTAATAAGGACAATCAATTGAGAGGTATAGCCTCACTTGAATTTGAGCATGAATCTAACGGCAGAGACAGTATATCTTCTCGTAGTTGGAATCGTATTACCGCTGGATACACAACACCTCTTTTTAAAAATACTACAGCACGATTTGAGCTTTGGCTGCCTTTTGGTTACCAAGAAAGTAATGAAGATCTTTTAGATTATGTAGGAGTAGGGGAAGTACACATTAACCATGAGATTAAACATGATAAGCTCACATTAAATCTTATGCTACGCAAGGGACTAGGTTTTGATGGTAGAGGCGTGGTGCGCTCTAGATTATATTATAATCCTTTTAAAACAAGTAAACTTAACCAATACATCATGCTTGAGTGGTATTTAGGTCAAGCAGAATCATTACTTGATTACCAGCAATCAAGTAGTATCATAAGATTAGGTTACGTTATTAAGAGTACAGAGTTTAACTGGTTTAGGAGTAAGAAATAG
- a CDS encoding YtxH domain-containing protein — protein MNNNTKGILGLLAVAAGALGLYKYNKMSPEEKAALKDKARKAGDTLKESYNEVEDQVSEKLTSLKNALERETAKAKNSVNRNVDHAEDVIDITAENIENTVKL, from the coding sequence ATGAATAATAACACAAAAGGAATATTAGGTCTACTCGCTGTAGCAGCAGGAGCTTTAGGATTATATAAATACAATAAAATGTCTCCTGAGGAGAAAGCAGCTTTAAAAGACAAAGCAAGAAAAGCTGGAGATACTCTTAAAGAAAGCTACAACGAAGTTGAGGACCAAGTTTCTGAAAAACTTACAAGCTTAAAGAACGCCCTAGAGCGCGAAACTGCCAAAGCTAAGAACTCTGTAAACAGAAACGTAGATCACGCAGAAGATGTAATTGATATTACTGCAGAGAATATTGAAAATACAGTAAAGTTATAA
- a CDS encoding acyl-CoA desaturase produces MLIIFFIVILWYSGLFFQSFFLHRYAAHQTFTMSKTTEKITFILTWLFQGPSYLSAYGYGIMHRMHHAYTDTEKDPHSPSYDANLFAMMWKTKTIYQDINNDRIEVDPKFKKNVPQWKSFDTFASSRLSRLLWVGLYIAFFAVFATAWWQWLLLPIAFAMAPIHGVIINWFGHILGYTNFKTKDTSKNLFRFDFLMMGEAYHNNHHKFAARPNFGGVHWYEIDVTYVIMKVLHRTGVIKMKPITIDVHSHH; encoded by the coding sequence ATGCTTATAATATTCTTTATAGTAATCCTCTGGTATAGCGGGTTATTTTTTCAGTCATTCTTTCTCCATAGATATGCAGCTCACCAGACATTTACAATGTCTAAAACCACAGAAAAGATCACATTTATATTAACTTGGCTTTTCCAAGGACCTAGTTATTTAAGTGCTTACGGTTATGGCATCATGCACCGCATGCACCACGCTTATACAGATACAGAAAAGGATCCTCACTCCCCTTCTTACGATGCAAATCTATTTGCAATGATGTGGAAGACTAAGACTATTTATCAAGACATAAATAACGATCGTATTGAGGTAGACCCTAAGTTTAAGAAAAACGTACCACAATGGAAGAGCTTTGATACTTTTGCAAGTTCGCGTCTATCAAGATTACTTTGGGTAGGTCTATATATCGCTTTCTTTGCGGTGTTTGCAACAGCATGGTGGCAATGGTTATTACTACCTATTGCTTTTGCTATGGCACCTATACATGGAGTGATTATCAACTGGTTTGGTCACATACTAGGATATACAAACTTCAAGACTAAGGACACTTCTAAAAATTTATTTCGCTTTGACTTCCTGATGATGGGAGAAGCATATCATAACAACCACCACAAATTTGCGGCTAGACCTAACTTTGGAGGTGTACACTGGTATGAGATTGATGTTACTTATGTAATTATGAAAGTATTACATCGCACAGGAGTAATAAAAATGAAACCTATCACGATAGACGTGCACTCGCACCATTAA